Below is a window of Fusobacteriaceae bacterium DNA.
TTGCGCCGTAAACCGGCAGGATCTGAAGGGCCTTCCCGCCGGAGGCTGGTATCCCGCCGAACGGGTGAGCGTCGAAGACGCCGTGGCTGCCTACACGACGGAAAGCGCCTTTACGACATTTGCCGAAGGCGTCAAAGGAAAACTGCTGCCCGGTTATTACGCGGACCTTGTGGTTCTCTCGGCGGACATTTTTACGGTCGCCGCGGAGGCCATCAAAGACATCCGGGCGGACATGACCGTCGTCGGGGGAAATATTGTCTATACCGCCCCCAAAAACTGAAGGGCGCGACGGAAAAAAAGCGGAAATCGGGGGAGTCGGGCTTGAAAAAAATCTTTGTGAACGGAAAAATATACTTGAACCCGGGCAGATTCGCGTCTGCCCTTTGTGTCGAAAACGGCCTTGTGACGGCCGTCGGAACCCGTGAAGAGGCGTTGTCCCAGGGGCGGGGCGAAGTCGTGGATCTCAAAGGAAGAACCGTCGTTCCCGGTTTTAACGATAGTCACCTGCATTTGCTCCACTGCTGGTTTTTCCTCGAACGGGCCAATGTCTCGGGCGCTTCGTCAATTGACGAGGTCATCGCCCGCTGTCGGGATTGGCTGGCGGCTCATCCCGAAAAAAGCGTCCTCGTGGGTAGAGGTTGGAACCACGACCGTTTCATCGGGGAAAAAAGGCTGCTCAACCGGCGTGACCTCGATCGGATCTCAACGGAAATTCCCGTGATTCTCACGAGAAACTGCGGTCATGTGGCGGCGGTCAACAGCAAGGCGGTGGAAACGCTGAAACTGGGTCCCGATTTTCCGGTGGAAGCGGGCGGTCGTCTCGGTTACGACGCCGACGGCCGTTGCAACGGCATTCTCTATGAGACGGCGGTCAATCAGGTCAAATACCTGATCAATGAACCCTATTCCCGGATGCAAATCTGGCAAAACCTGCAAAAGATAGCCGCTCTGGCCAACGCGGCGGGCATAACTTCCGTTTCCACCAACGATCTCTATCTGGGCTACCCCGACGCCAAGGCCGTCGAGGGCGGCTATCACATGTACGCCCGCAACAATCCCACGATCCGGGTCAATCACCAGATTTCCTTTTATGATCTCGAAACGCTGAAAAAAAGGCTCGCTTCCGGCTATGACCGCTCGGGAAATCCCGCCTTCAACCGTTACGGGCCCGTCAAGCTCTTTGCCGACGGTTCTCTGGGCGG
It encodes the following:
- a CDS encoding amidohydrolase → MKKIFVNGKIYLNPGRFASALCVENGLVTAVGTREEALSQGRGEVVDLKGRTVVPGFNDSHLHLLHCWFFLERANVSGASSIDEVIARCRDWLAAHPEKSVLVGRGWNHDRFIGEKRLLNRRDLDRISTEIPVILTRNCGHVAAVNSKAVETLKLGPDFPVEAGGRLGYDADGRCNGILYETAVNQVKYLINEPYSRMQIWQNLQKIAALANAAGITSVSTNDLYLGYPDAKAVEGGYHMYARNNPTIRVNHQISFYDLETLKKRLASGYDRSGNPAFNRYGPVKLFADGSLGGRTALLSRPYADDPTTRGQAVTGPEALKAFFREASAHGLQCVAHAIGDQGIENVLDAIESVNGGENNPLRHGIIHAALPRPDQLRRLATGRVPVLVQPVNLRRNASGLAEKVGEELASYASPYKTMLKNGIPLCFGSDGPIAPFDVMTGIHCAVNRQDSADAAGGFRPEEGLSVEEAVDAYTLAGARISFEESVKGRLLPGYYADFAVLSDDIFTIEKTRIRDVRVEMTMVGGRIVFTR